From one Streptomyces sp. R41 genomic stretch:
- a CDS encoding FUSC family protein, with amino-acid sequence MASLTLRKPRRGQILARMGYAGAGRQEVCERMRTSGRGLTWLRTRDPELAATRRAARTALVMPALFALCSQVLHAPTMATYAAFGSFSMLLLVDFTGPMVQRLRAHVGLAVAWAALICLGTLVARETWLAVTVTVVVGFLVLFSGVVSSVLAGAATALLLAFILPVTSPAPLSQLPDRLAGAGLAAAGSMLAISLLWPRPTADPLCAPAARVCRTAAAQLRADASHLAGEPDAPSAQQCEATADQATAAASDLRTAFDATPYRPTGLSTSSRALVRLVDELTWLCTIVADSGPPDSDHVTCDPEAYAVRRVAAAVLDQAADLLEDPYGAPDALRTASADLDKAMTGMERSATTRLPMHPPGPGTQWEPRAFIEVLDLSFRAQELGFATLQIAGNVDLAAAAQRRSWPDRMLGREPGALTRPLASARERAVAHLEPHSVWLHNSLRGAVGLGIAVALANLTSVQHSFWVLLGTLSVLRSNALNTGQNAVRAVGGTIVGSLIGAGLLHLIGRHGTALWFLLPLAVLVAGIAPTVISFAAGQAAFTITLVILFNIGQNPDWHIALLRIQDIAIGCAVSVLVGLFFWPRGAAAAVTQALAEAYTDSARYLTGAVEYAVGRCGFSPVPADVPLEEKRQAAAAARRLDDAFRSYLAERGPKSLPLADMTTLVTGIVGLRLAADAVLGLWQRSGEQHAEADRAEARLVLLGFADRVSAWYRDLAASLGRQTALPDPLPRNPAAEARLVDSLRRDLWDESGQATDTAVRIIWTADHLNAARRLQPSLATAARPDGPS; translated from the coding sequence TTGGCGTCACTGACCCTGCGCAAGCCCCGGCGCGGGCAGATACTCGCGAGGATGGGGTACGCGGGTGCCGGGCGGCAGGAGGTGTGCGAGCGGATGCGGACATCTGGCCGGGGCCTCACCTGGTTGCGTACGCGCGATCCGGAGCTGGCTGCGACCCGCCGAGCGGCACGCACTGCGCTCGTGATGCCTGCCCTGTTCGCCCTGTGCAGCCAGGTGCTGCACGCGCCGACCATGGCGACCTACGCGGCCTTCGGTTCGTTCTCGATGTTGTTGCTGGTCGACTTCACCGGCCCGATGGTGCAGCGGCTGCGCGCCCACGTGGGCCTCGCGGTGGCGTGGGCGGCGCTCATCTGCCTGGGCACGCTCGTGGCCCGCGAGACCTGGCTCGCGGTCACCGTCACCGTCGTGGTCGGCTTCCTTGTGCTCTTCTCGGGCGTGGTCAGTTCCGTCCTCGCGGGGGCGGCCACCGCCCTGCTGCTGGCCTTCATCCTGCCGGTGACCTCGCCCGCGCCGCTGTCGCAGCTGCCCGACCGGCTCGCCGGAGCGGGCCTCGCGGCCGCCGGCTCCATGCTCGCGATCTCCCTGCTGTGGCCCCGGCCCACGGCCGACCCGCTCTGCGCGCCCGCCGCCCGTGTCTGCCGCACGGCCGCAGCGCAGCTACGCGCCGACGCATCTCATCTGGCGGGAGAGCCCGACGCACCGAGCGCCCAGCAGTGCGAGGCCACCGCAGATCAGGCCACCGCCGCGGCGTCCGACCTCCGTACTGCCTTCGACGCCACCCCGTACCGCCCCACCGGACTGTCCACCAGCTCCCGCGCCCTGGTCCGCCTGGTCGACGAACTCACCTGGCTGTGCACCATCGTGGCCGACAGCGGCCCCCCGGACAGCGACCACGTGACGTGCGACCCCGAGGCGTACGCCGTACGGCGGGTCGCCGCCGCGGTCCTGGACCAGGCGGCCGACCTGCTCGAAGATCCCTACGGCGCACCCGACGCGCTCCGTACCGCGTCGGCGGACCTGGACAAGGCCATGACCGGCATGGAACGCAGCGCCACCACCCGCCTGCCCATGCACCCACCCGGACCTGGCACGCAGTGGGAGCCCCGCGCCTTCATCGAAGTCCTGGACCTGTCATTCCGCGCCCAGGAACTGGGATTCGCGACCCTCCAGATCGCGGGCAACGTGGACCTGGCCGCGGCGGCCCAACGACGCAGCTGGCCGGACCGGATGCTCGGCCGCGAGCCCGGCGCCCTGACCCGCCCTTTGGCCTCGGCCCGCGAACGGGCCGTCGCCCACCTGGAGCCGCACTCGGTCTGGCTGCACAACAGCCTCCGGGGAGCGGTCGGCCTGGGCATCGCGGTCGCCCTGGCGAATCTGACGAGCGTTCAGCACTCATTCTGGGTACTCCTGGGGACCCTCTCGGTGCTGCGCTCGAACGCGCTCAACACCGGGCAGAACGCGGTGCGCGCCGTGGGCGGCACCATCGTCGGGTCGCTCATCGGGGCCGGATTGCTGCACCTCATCGGCCGGCACGGCACCGCGCTGTGGTTCCTGCTCCCCCTCGCCGTACTGGTCGCGGGGATCGCCCCCACCGTCATCTCCTTCGCCGCCGGCCAGGCAGCCTTCACCATCACCCTGGTCATCCTGTTCAACATCGGCCAGAACCCGGACTGGCACATCGCGCTGCTGCGCATCCAGGACATCGCCATCGGCTGCGCGGTGAGCGTGCTGGTGGGCCTGTTCTTCTGGCCGCGCGGCGCCGCGGCCGCCGTGACCCAGGCGCTCGCCGAGGCGTACACCGACAGCGCCCGCTATCTGACCGGCGCGGTCGAGTACGCGGTCGGCCGCTGCGGCTTCAGCCCCGTGCCGGCCGATGTCCCCCTGGAGGAGAAACGCCAAGCGGCCGCCGCGGCCCGAAGACTTGACGACGCCTTCCGCAGCTACCTCGCCGAACGCGGACCCAAGAGCCTGCCGCTCGCTGACATGACCACCCTGGTCACCGGCATCGTCGGACTGCGCCTCGCCGCCGACGCGGTGCTGGGACTATGGCAACGCAGCGGCGAGCAGCACGCCGAAGCGGACCGGGCCGAGGCTCGCCTCGTACTTCTGGGTTTCGCCGATCGAGTGTCCGCCTGGTACCGCGACCTGGCCGCGAGCCTGGGCCGGCAGACCGCACTCCCGGATCCACTGCCACGCAACCCTGCGGCCGAGGCACGCCTGGTCGACTCGCTCCGCCGCGATCTGTGGGACGAAAGCGGGCAGGCCACGGACACCGCCGTCCGCATCATCTGGACCGCGGACCACCTCAACGCCGCCCGCCGCCTCCAACCGAGCCTGGCCACGGCTGCGAGGCCGGACGGTCCGTCCTGA